The following proteins come from a genomic window of Sorghum bicolor cultivar BTx623 chromosome 3, Sorghum_bicolor_NCBIv3, whole genome shotgun sequence:
- the LOC8086368 gene encoding transcription factor MYB105, with the protein MAVPDEAASGSGDGRPAPVAMKKSAWTKEEDAVLREQVRLHGPQNWAAISEALPGRNPKSCRLRWCQHLSPAVDTVRPFTTQEDETIIVNYRKYPNKWATIAGFLPGRTDNAIKNRWHSVLGKVYHHQQQQQRAAEPGLHRLSDGTLVLFPLAPGDLKAFGRDMIVPLLRHSPPGVDLSGQCLKLFPLVAGDLARGNSAGEAAAMDVDYSTDESLVELRLWPSTTNHEGGGR; encoded by the coding sequence ATGGCGGTGCCGGACGAGGCGGCGTCCGGCTCCGGCGACGGCAGGCCGGCTCCGGTGGCCATGAAGAAGTCGGCGTGGACCAAGGAGGAGGACGCCGTGCTGCGGGAGCAGGTGCGGCTGCACGGCCCGCAGAACTGGGCGGCCATCAGCGAGGCGCTGCCCGGTCGCAACCCCAAGTCGTGCCGCCTCCGGTGGTGCCAGCACCTGAGCCCCGCCGTCGACACCGTCAGGCCCTTCACCACGCAGGAGGACGAGACGATCATCGTGAACTACCGCAAGTACCCCAACAAGTGGGCCACCATCGCGGGCTTCCTCCCGGGCCGCACCGACAACGCCATCAAGAACCGCTGGCACTCTGTCCTTGGCAAGGTGtaccaccaccagcagcagcagcagcgggcgGCTGAACCCGGCCTCCACCGCCTCTCCGATGGGACGTTGGTTCTGTTTCCTTTGGCGCCGGGGGATCTCAAGGCGTTTGGCAGAGACATGATCGTCCCACTGCTCCGCCACTCGCCGCCCGGGGTTGATCTGAGCGGCCAGTGCTTGAAGCTGTTTCCGCTGGTGGCAGGGGATCTCGCCAGGGGCAACAGTGCCGGCGAAGCAGCGGCGATGGATGTGGATTACAGCACCGACGAATCGCTTGTCGAGCTGAGGCTCTGGCCGTCTACTACAAACCACGAGGGTGGCGGGCGATGA